From one Solanum lycopersicum chromosome 12, SLM_r2.1 genomic stretch:
- the LOC101254166 gene encoding pectinesterase inhibitor 3: protein MFRFLPLLLLILHFSHFTSGKNTITSYSTNHLVYTSCTKASYPKICIRTLSSYSTIKTPKDLAKASLNVSISRSNKASKFLKNLKVNSKREKGALVDCIEQIGDSIHELRKSLFELKHLHKGIGFRFQMSNLETWISASLTNDDTCLDGFKEIDGKVRYDVKRRISNVAKVTSNALYLINLLGGFRI, encoded by the coding sequence ATGTTTCGTTTTCTTCCCCTTCTCCTCCTCATTCTCCATTTCTCTCACTTCACAAGTGGAAAAAACACAATAACTTCATATTCCACAAATCATCTTGTTTACACATCTTGCACCAAAGCAAGTTACCCTAAAATTTGCATTAGAACCCTCTCATCATACTCAACCATAAAAACACCAAAAGACTTAGCAAAAGCATCACTAAATGTGAGTATTTCAAGATCCAACAAAGCATCAAAATTCCTCAAAAATCTCAAAGTGAATAGCAAAAGAGAAAAAGGGGCACTTGTTGATTGTATAGAGCAAATAGGTGACTCTATACATGAGCTTAGAAAGTCACTTTTTGAGCTAAAACACTTGCATAAAGGGATTGGCTTTAGGTTCCAAATGAGTAATTTGGAGACTTGGATTAGTGCTTCTTTGACAAATGATGATACTTGTCTTGATGGTTTCAAAGAAATTGATGGAAAAGTTAGGTATGATGTGAAGAGAAGGATTTCTAATGTTGCAAAGGTTACAAGTAATGCTCTTTACCTCATCAATCTACTGGGCGGATTCAGAATCTGA
- the LOC101254455 gene encoding protein SMALL AUXIN UP-REGULATED RNA 16-like isoform X2 → MEDHGETKLTGIRQIVRLKQLLHKWQNVTFTPNTTKGKNHNPKVECTKSSFNNRKNETCRGGISPSISKRLRSSNVYWDSDEENCQSPESPRGVPKGYLAVYVGPELRRFIIPTTYLSDSLFKKLLEKVEEEFGFDHSGGLTIPCEIETFKYLLQCMENHQRCLPVDSHHNGSDAGIMA, encoded by the exons ATGGAAGATCATGGAGAAACAAAATTGACAGGAATTAGACAAATTGTGAGACTCAAACAATTGTTACACAAATGGCAAAATGTCACATTTACCCCTAATACTACTAAGGGAAAAAATCACAATCCGAAAGTTGAATGTACAAAATCGTCCTTTAATAATCGAAAAAATGAGACATGCAGAGGAGGGATATCCCCATCTATAAGCAAGAGGCTACGGAGCTCCAATGTTTATTGGGATTCAGACGAGGAGAATTGTCAAAGCCCCGAATCGCCACGTGGCGTCCCGAAAGGATATTTGGCTGTCTATGTGGGCCCAGAACTTAGAAGATTTATAATTCCAACAACTTATTTAAGTGACTCTTTGTTTAAAAAGTTACttgaaaaagttgaagaagaatTTGGATTTGATCATAGTGGTGGACTTACAATTCCTTGTGAAATTGAAACTTTTAAGTATTTGTTGCAATGTATGGAGAATCATCAAAGATGTCTCCCTGTTGATAGTCATCacaatggttctg ATGCAGGGATTATGGCTTGA
- the LOC101253863 gene encoding 3-oxoacyl-[acyl-carrier-protein] synthase II, chloroplastic-like isoform X1 yields MSSSMVSVVACMSAVCENGAKKDFFGFFKYNCKVGVGNKKKMSCVLAKFQYSKTCNGISFSNSCVVSNGFCSVDGWRSGTYSGSARQGGVRATAVPPVIEGTSKKKPPTKERTQRRVVVTGMDVITPNGQDPDVFYENLLQGVSGISEIESFDCSQFPTRIAGEIKSFSSDGWISPKLSKRMDKFMLYALTAGKKALINGGITEDVMKELNKARCGVLIGSGMGGMKVFNDAVESLMTSYKKMNPFCIPFTSTNMGSAMLAMDLGWMGPTYSISTACATSNFCILSAANHIIKGEADMMLSGGSEAVIIPIGLGGFVACRALSQRNNEPTKASRPWDSNRDGFVMGEGAGVLLLEELEHAKRRGATIYAEFLGGSFTCDAYHMTEPHPEGAGVILCIEKALAQSGVSKEDVNYINAHGTSTPAGDLKEYQAIVHCFGQNPELRVNSTKSMIGHLLGAAGAVEAVAIIQAIRTGWVHPNINLDTPDEGVDTNVLVGSKKERLDIKVAISNSFGFGGHNSSILFAPYK; encoded by the exons ATGTCTTCATCAATGGTGTCTGTTGTTGCATGCATGTCAGCTGTTTGTGAAAATGGGGCAAAGAAggatttttttgggttttttaagTATAATTGTAAAGTTGGTGTgggaaataagaagaaaatgagttgtgtttTGGCTAAGTTTCAGTATTCCAAGACTTGTAATGGAATTTCATTTTCTAATTCTTGTGTAGTGAGTAATGGTTTTTGTTCAGTTGATGGATGGAGAAGTGGTACATATAGTGGCAGTGCAAGACAag GTGGCGTAAGGGCCACTGCGGTACCACCAGTGATTGAAGGTACATCTAAGAAGAAACCACCAACTAAGGAAAGGACTCAAAGGCGAGTGGTTGTTACAGGAATGGATGTGATCACACCAAATGGTCAGGATCCCGATGTGTTCTATGAAAACTTGCTTCAAGGTGTCAGTGGCATAAGTGAGATAGAATCTTTTGATTGTTCACAATTTCCAACA AGAATTGCTGGAGAGATCAAGTCTTTCTCAAGTGATGGCTGGATTTCACCTAAACTTTCTAAACGAATGGACAAGTTCATGCTTTACGCTCTAACAGCTGGTAAGAAGGCATTGATAAATGGCGGAATTACTGAAGACGTAATGAAAGAATTGAATAAAGCAAGATGTGGAGTTTTGATTGGATCTGGTATGGGTGGAATGAAG GTCTTCAATGACGCCGTAGAATCTTTAATGACTTCTTACAAGAAGATGAATCCCTTCTGCATACCATTTACCTCTACAAACATGGGCTCTGCGATGCTTGCCATGGACCTG GGATGGATGGGTCCAACTTATTCAATTTCAACAGCATGTGCGACAAGTAACTTCTGTATTTTAAGTGCTGCTAACCATATCATTAAAGGTGAAGCT GATATGATGCTCTCTGGTGGATCAGAGGCAGTTATTATACCAATTG gACTGGGAGGATTTGTTGCATGCAGAGCACTTTCCCAGAGAAACAATGAACCTACTAAAGCTTCTCGGCCTTGGGATAGT AATCGTGATGGATTTGTAATGGGTGAAGGAGCTGGAGTCCTGCTTTTGGAAGAACTTGAGCATGCTAAG AGAAGAGGTGCAACTATCTACGCTGAATTTCTGGGTGGAAGCTTTACATGTGATGCTTATCATATGACTGAGCCTCATCCTGAAG GAGCTGGTGTTATCTTATGCATAGAGAAGGCATTAGCTCAGTCTGGTGTATCCAAGGAAGATGTGAACTACATTAATGCGCATGGCACTTCCACACCGGCAGGGGATCTCAAAGAGTACCAAGCGATTGTACATTGTTTTGGCCAGAACCCAGAG TTACGAGTGAACTCCACGAAGTCTATGATTGGTCACCTACTAGGAGCTGCTGGTGCTGTTGAAGCTGTAGCAATTATTCAG GCAATACGAACTGGATGGGTTCATCCGAATATAAATCTTGATACCCCAGATGAGGGTGTG GATACAAATGTACTTGTGGGTTCGAAAAAAGAAAGATTGGATATTAAGGTGGCGATATCGAATTCTTTTGGATTTGGTGGCCATAATTCATCGATATTATTTGCTCCCTACAAGTAA
- the LOC101253863 gene encoding 3-oxoacyl-[acyl-carrier-protein] synthase II, chloroplastic-like isoform X3: MEKSKYTVKECTFALNVSNGFCSVDGWRSGTYSGSARQGGVRATAVPPVIEGTSKKKPPTKERTQRRVVVTGMDVITPNGQDPDVFYENLLQGVSGISEIESFDCSQFPTRIAGEIKSFSSDGWISPKLSKRMDKFMLYALTAGKKALINGGITEDVMKELNKARCGVLIGSGMGGMKVFNDAVESLMTSYKKMNPFCIPFTSTNMGSAMLAMDLGWMGPTYSISTACATSNFCILSAANHIIKGEADMMLSGGSEAVIIPIGLGGFVACRALSQRNNEPTKASRPWDSNRDGFVMGEGAGVLLLEELEHAKRRGATIYAEFLGGSFTCDAYHMTEPHPEGAGVILCIEKALAQSGVSKEDVNYINAHGTSTPAGDLKEYQAIVHCFGQNPELRVNSTKSMIGHLLGAAGAVEAVAIIQAIRTGWVHPNINLDTPDEGVDTNVLVGSKKERLDIKVAISNSFGFGGHNSSILFAPYK; encoded by the exons ATGgaaaaaagtaaatatacaGTTAAGGAGTGTACATTTGCTTTAAATG TGAGTAATGGTTTTTGTTCAGTTGATGGATGGAGAAGTGGTACATATAGTGGCAGTGCAAGACAag GTGGCGTAAGGGCCACTGCGGTACCACCAGTGATTGAAGGTACATCTAAGAAGAAACCACCAACTAAGGAAAGGACTCAAAGGCGAGTGGTTGTTACAGGAATGGATGTGATCACACCAAATGGTCAGGATCCCGATGTGTTCTATGAAAACTTGCTTCAAGGTGTCAGTGGCATAAGTGAGATAGAATCTTTTGATTGTTCACAATTTCCAACA AGAATTGCTGGAGAGATCAAGTCTTTCTCAAGTGATGGCTGGATTTCACCTAAACTTTCTAAACGAATGGACAAGTTCATGCTTTACGCTCTAACAGCTGGTAAGAAGGCATTGATAAATGGCGGAATTACTGAAGACGTAATGAAAGAATTGAATAAAGCAAGATGTGGAGTTTTGATTGGATCTGGTATGGGTGGAATGAAG GTCTTCAATGACGCCGTAGAATCTTTAATGACTTCTTACAAGAAGATGAATCCCTTCTGCATACCATTTACCTCTACAAACATGGGCTCTGCGATGCTTGCCATGGACCTG GGATGGATGGGTCCAACTTATTCAATTTCAACAGCATGTGCGACAAGTAACTTCTGTATTTTAAGTGCTGCTAACCATATCATTAAAGGTGAAGCT GATATGATGCTCTCTGGTGGATCAGAGGCAGTTATTATACCAATTG gACTGGGAGGATTTGTTGCATGCAGAGCACTTTCCCAGAGAAACAATGAACCTACTAAAGCTTCTCGGCCTTGGGATAGT AATCGTGATGGATTTGTAATGGGTGAAGGAGCTGGAGTCCTGCTTTTGGAAGAACTTGAGCATGCTAAG AGAAGAGGTGCAACTATCTACGCTGAATTTCTGGGTGGAAGCTTTACATGTGATGCTTATCATATGACTGAGCCTCATCCTGAAG GAGCTGGTGTTATCTTATGCATAGAGAAGGCATTAGCTCAGTCTGGTGTATCCAAGGAAGATGTGAACTACATTAATGCGCATGGCACTTCCACACCGGCAGGGGATCTCAAAGAGTACCAAGCGATTGTACATTGTTTTGGCCAGAACCCAGAG TTACGAGTGAACTCCACGAAGTCTATGATTGGTCACCTACTAGGAGCTGCTGGTGCTGTTGAAGCTGTAGCAATTATTCAG GCAATACGAACTGGATGGGTTCATCCGAATATAAATCTTGATACCCCAGATGAGGGTGTG GATACAAATGTACTTGTGGGTTCGAAAAAAGAAAGATTGGATATTAAGGTGGCGATATCGAATTCTTTTGGATTTGGTGGCCATAATTCATCGATATTATTTGCTCCCTACAAGTAA
- the LOC101253863 gene encoding 3-oxoacyl-[acyl-carrier-protein] synthase II, chloroplastic-like isoform X2 — MSSSMVSVVACMSAVCENGAKKDFFGFFKYNCKVGVGNKKKMSCVLAKFQYSKTCNGISFSNSCVVSNGFCSVDGWRSGTYSGSARQGGVRATAVPPVIEGTSKKKPPTKERTQRRVVVTGMDVITPNGQDPDVFYENLLQGVSGISEIESFDCSQFPTRIAGEIKSFSSDGWISPKLSKRMDKFMLYALTAGKKALINGGITEDVMKELNKARCGVLIGSGMGGMKVFNDAVESLMTSYKKMNPFCIPFTSTNMGSAMLAMDLGWMGPTYSISTACATSNFCILSAANHIIKGEADMMLSGGSEAVIIPIGLGGFVACRALSQRNNEPTKASRPWDSNRDGFVMGEGAGVLLLEELEHAKRRGATIYAEFLGGSFTCDAYHMTEPHPEGAGVILCIEKALAQSGVSKEDVNYINAHGTSTPAGDLKEYQAIVHCFGQNPELRVNSTKSMIGHLLGAAGAVEAVAIIQAIRTGWVHPNINLDTPDEGVVN, encoded by the exons ATGTCTTCATCAATGGTGTCTGTTGTTGCATGCATGTCAGCTGTTTGTGAAAATGGGGCAAAGAAggatttttttgggttttttaagTATAATTGTAAAGTTGGTGTgggaaataagaagaaaatgagttgtgtttTGGCTAAGTTTCAGTATTCCAAGACTTGTAATGGAATTTCATTTTCTAATTCTTGTGTAGTGAGTAATGGTTTTTGTTCAGTTGATGGATGGAGAAGTGGTACATATAGTGGCAGTGCAAGACAag GTGGCGTAAGGGCCACTGCGGTACCACCAGTGATTGAAGGTACATCTAAGAAGAAACCACCAACTAAGGAAAGGACTCAAAGGCGAGTGGTTGTTACAGGAATGGATGTGATCACACCAAATGGTCAGGATCCCGATGTGTTCTATGAAAACTTGCTTCAAGGTGTCAGTGGCATAAGTGAGATAGAATCTTTTGATTGTTCACAATTTCCAACA AGAATTGCTGGAGAGATCAAGTCTTTCTCAAGTGATGGCTGGATTTCACCTAAACTTTCTAAACGAATGGACAAGTTCATGCTTTACGCTCTAACAGCTGGTAAGAAGGCATTGATAAATGGCGGAATTACTGAAGACGTAATGAAAGAATTGAATAAAGCAAGATGTGGAGTTTTGATTGGATCTGGTATGGGTGGAATGAAG GTCTTCAATGACGCCGTAGAATCTTTAATGACTTCTTACAAGAAGATGAATCCCTTCTGCATACCATTTACCTCTACAAACATGGGCTCTGCGATGCTTGCCATGGACCTG GGATGGATGGGTCCAACTTATTCAATTTCAACAGCATGTGCGACAAGTAACTTCTGTATTTTAAGTGCTGCTAACCATATCATTAAAGGTGAAGCT GATATGATGCTCTCTGGTGGATCAGAGGCAGTTATTATACCAATTG gACTGGGAGGATTTGTTGCATGCAGAGCACTTTCCCAGAGAAACAATGAACCTACTAAAGCTTCTCGGCCTTGGGATAGT AATCGTGATGGATTTGTAATGGGTGAAGGAGCTGGAGTCCTGCTTTTGGAAGAACTTGAGCATGCTAAG AGAAGAGGTGCAACTATCTACGCTGAATTTCTGGGTGGAAGCTTTACATGTGATGCTTATCATATGACTGAGCCTCATCCTGAAG GAGCTGGTGTTATCTTATGCATAGAGAAGGCATTAGCTCAGTCTGGTGTATCCAAGGAAGATGTGAACTACATTAATGCGCATGGCACTTCCACACCGGCAGGGGATCTCAAAGAGTACCAAGCGATTGTACATTGTTTTGGCCAGAACCCAGAG TTACGAGTGAACTCCACGAAGTCTATGATTGGTCACCTACTAGGAGCTGCTGGTGCTGTTGAAGCTGTAGCAATTATTCAG GCAATACGAACTGGATGGGTTCATCCGAATATAAATCTTGATACCCCAGATGAGGGTGTG GTAAATTGA
- the LOC101254455 gene encoding uncharacterized protein isoform X1, which yields MFFQDLIINLVIILAIFAKRVKMEDHGETKLTGIRQIVRLKQLLHKWQNVTFTPNTTKGKNHNPKVECTKSSFNNRKNETCRGGISPSISKRLRSSNVYWDSDEENCQSPESPRGVPKGYLAVYVGPELRRFIIPTTYLSDSLFKKLLEKVEEEFGFDHSGGLTIPCEIETFKYLLQCMENHQRCLPVDSHHNGSDAGIMA from the exons ATGTTTTTTCAGGATCTCATAATCAATCTTGTGATTATTTTGGCCATTTTTGCAAAGAGGGTAAAAATGGAAGATCATGGAGAAACAAAATTGACAGGAATTAGACAAATTGTGAGACTCAAACAATTGTTACACAAATGGCAAAATGTCACATTTACCCCTAATACTACTAAGGGAAAAAATCACAATCCGAAAGTTGAATGTACAAAATCGTCCTTTAATAATCGAAAAAATGAGACATGCAGAGGAGGGATATCCCCATCTATAAGCAAGAGGCTACGGAGCTCCAATGTTTATTGGGATTCAGACGAGGAGAATTGTCAAAGCCCCGAATCGCCACGTGGCGTCCCGAAAGGATATTTGGCTGTCTATGTGGGCCCAGAACTTAGAAGATTTATAATTCCAACAACTTATTTAAGTGACTCTTTGTTTAAAAAGTTACttgaaaaagttgaagaagaatTTGGATTTGATCATAGTGGTGGACTTACAATTCCTTGTGAAATTGAAACTTTTAAGTATTTGTTGCAATGTATGGAGAATCATCAAAGATGTCTCCCTGTTGATAGTCATCacaatggttctg ATGCAGGGATTATGGCTTGA